The Alteribacter populi genomic sequence GCTGGTGGCGAAGGTTTAAGTGAAGATCGCCAAACAATTCTTTGGGATGATACGGACGCCGGCCTGGAAGCTTTCAACTATTGGCTTGATTTCCCACTCACACATGAAGTAGCCGAACGTGATTTTTATACCGATGACGTAACGGCCTTCATGACAGGGCACGCCGCGATGAATGTGGACGGCTCTTTTCGAGTCGGAACCCTTCAAGCAGACGCACCTGATTTGAATTATGGCATTGCTCCGCTTCCTTCCAAAGATGAGAAATCTACACAGGCATCATTCTGGAGCAATGGGATTACATCCAATGTTGAAGGAGAAAAACTCGATGCCTCCGTTAAGTTTCTCGAATTCTTAACGACTGAAGATGTGATGGATCGTTGGTTAGACGAAACCGGTGAACTTCCTGCCAGAGAATCTGTTGCTCTTCAAGATCAGTATTTAGACCATGAACTGTACGGTGCTTTTATTGAACAATTGCCTTATGCCAATGCCCACTTTTTCGTCGATGAAAGCCGCGAGCGTGATTTGGCGATTCAAGCTGTAGACCGTGTGCTATTACAAGGCGTCGACCCTGAAGAAGCCTTTGAAGAATTCGTAGAGTCAACACAAGCACTCTTTGACGATTACTGGGAAAACCGATAAACAACTCAGAAGCCTGGAAGGTCGATGTTTGTATCGGCCTTCCTTCCAATAGGAGGTCTTTTTATGGCTGAACAATCATACGAAACGAACCAGCCTTTACAACCTAAACCTAAGCCTAAAAAACGAAAACCAAGACTAACCTTAAATCAAAGTAAATACCTTTTTGTTTACGCTTGTTTACTCGTGCCACTACTTTTCTATATCACAATTCGCTTTATCCCAACGCTATATACATTCAATATCGGCTTTCGTGAGTGGAATATCCTCTCACCTGAACAGCCCTTCATCGGCTTCGAAAACTATGTAGCCTTGGCACAAGACCCTGTTTTCCGGAAATCACTCATTAATACGTTTATTTTTATCTTCTTTGGTGTGTTGGGACAAGTCGTCATCGGTCTCGGTGTCGCCTTACTGTTGCAACGGATCAATAAATTTGTAGGCGTCTTTCGCGTGATTTATTTTATCCCTTACGTCACGAGTATTGTAGCGGTGAGTTGGGTGTTCCGCTGGTTGTTTATGAACAACGGGTTTGTAAACGAGATGCTCGTAAACCTAGGACTCCCTGCGCAATTATTTTTAAACTCTCCGAACCAAGCAATCTATATCATTATCGCGACAATGGTGTGGCAGGCTCTCGGTTTTCAAATGGTTATCTTTTTGGCCGGCCTTGAAAATATTCCGAAGACCTTTTATGAAGCAGCCGAAGTGGATGGAGCAAACAGTTGGCAAAAGTTTAAATCTGTCACGTTCCCTTTACTGAATCCAACGATCGTCTTCTCCGTCGTTATTGGAAGCATTAATTTTATCCAAGTATCCTTCACTCAAGTTGTCAACATGAGTGTCGACAGTGCCGGTGGGCCACTTCAATCAACGCTGACGATTGTCGTTTACATTTACCAGCTTGCATT encodes the following:
- a CDS encoding carbohydrate ABC transporter permease; the encoded protein is MAEQSYETNQPLQPKPKPKKRKPRLTLNQSKYLFVYACLLVPLLFYITIRFIPTLYTFNIGFREWNILSPEQPFIGFENYVALAQDPVFRKSLINTFIFIFFGVLGQVVIGLGVALLLQRINKFVGVFRVIYFIPYVTSIVAVSWVFRWLFMNNGFVNEMLVNLGLPAQLFLNSPNQAIYIIIATMVWQALGFQMVIFLAGLENIPKTFYEAAEVDGANSWQKFKSVTFPLLNPTIVFSVVIGSINFIQVSFTQVVNMSVDSAGGPLQSTLTIVVYIYQLAFRQFSMGMASAATVILFLIVLTITIIQMKVLSKKFDY